The genomic stretch atctcaggactgtgagttcaagccccacattgggcatagagattacaaaataatagtaataataaaaaccaaaaataaaaagtcagaggAGCTGAAGGAGGAAGAACGGTCTGGAAACAAGGCCAAGGAGGAGCACCCATTGCAGGTAGGAGGGGGCAGGACAGGGTTGCAGGGAGAAAGGATCAGTACACACAGAGTTCAGAGACGCTCTTTGTGGGTCTCTGAGGGTAACAGaaacatagacacagagaggaggagaatagaaacccagagagagggacaaggaaATCCAGAGGAATGGTGACATAGCTTCCCAGAAATCGAAGACAGAAGAGAGTGCCAGCATTCGCAGGTGTCCTATAACCTTAGTGTTTCTCTACACTCGCCCAGCAGAGGGCGCTCGGGACCCCCCCATTCCCTGGAGTCCGGGTAACCAATCCTCACCACTTCCCCGCCAAGCCCATCAGATGGGGCTATTTTTACGCAGTGTCATAGGACACCGGTGGCTGGAAGGCCATCGTCTGTCCTTTGGTCCCTTCGAGTGACCCTCTGGCATCtatccccccccccttcctgGCAGGCCCGgcctccttctgccctctccATGTCGGCAGCTCAGGCTTCACTGGGTCTCCGAATGTTTGACCAAGAATACAGGCGGAGCCCTTGGCGGGGGAACTGGGTGTAGGGGCACATGCTCATGGTTTGCAGCTGCTGGAGCATCTCCAGGACGGGGTGACCACCAGGGCGGTGGCAGAGCTGACCTACGATCAGAAAGAGACTCAGAGATAGGACTCCAAGGACCGAGTCCTCCGGAGACTGAAACAGAAACTCTGAAACAGTACGTCAGAAATACagggaaaggggatccctgggtggtgcagcggtttagcgcctgcctttggcccgatcctggagacctgggatcgggtcccacgtcgggctcccggtgcatggagcctgcttctccctctgcctgtgtctctgcctctctctctctctctgtgactatcataaaaaaaaaaaaaaaaatacagggaaagaGACCCAAAGGGGAGCCCCCAGGTTAACCcagggacagagacatagagggctATGAGATCATGAGAAGAGATCCCGAccgaggggagagacagagaccaagGGAGACAGAGATAAACGGAGACACGCCCCTAAGAAAGAAGAGTCAGAGGTGGAAATCCCGAGCCCAAGACACAGACATGTGACAGAGGCCCCCAAATACAGAGTCCTCTAGAATGGCAAAACGCAGAGATAACTGACCCATAGAGATACTCAGATACAGCCCTTGACAGAGCCTCAAAATGAAGACATAGCCAGACGCAGAGGCACACAAGATAACGTGGAAGTTTGTGACTCCATCAGAGGGGTCCGGATATTCTTAAGAGACAAGAGACACACGGACACTCAGGAGAGACGCGGGACAGAGATCCCGGGGGACAgcgagacagagggaaaggggaccCGAGAGCGGGATGGGCGCGGGGAACTgtggctggcgggggggggggggggggggggcgggtagggcGGGCGCCCCGGCAGAGGGCGCACGGCCGCCCTCTGCCCCTCGGGGtcaggcgccccctcccccgcgccctGGCCGCACGGCCAGGCTATTTTTACGCGTGGACACCGGACACCAggctggggcggcggcggcggcggccgaggcggggccgggccgggccgggtcgGGCGTCGGGGCCACACGTCCGTCCGCCGGTCGCCGGGGCTGCGGGCGCCATGGAGCCGCGGTGCCCGCCGCCGTGCGGCTGCTGCGAGCGGCTGGTGCTCAACGTGGCCGGGCTGCGCTTCGAGACGCGGGCGCGCACGCTGGGCCGCTTCCCGGACACGCTGCTGGGGGACCCGGCGCGCCGCGGCCGCTTCTACGACGGCGCACGCCGCGAGTACTTCTTCGACCGGCACCGGCCCAGCTTCGACGCGGTGCTCTACTACTACCAGTCGGGCGGGCGGCTGCGGCGGCCCGCGCACGTGCCGCTCGAcgtcttcctggaggaggtggcctttTACGGGCTGGGCACGGCGGCGCTGGCGCGCCTGCGCGAGGACGAGGGCTGCCCCCTGCCGCCCgagcgccccctgccccgccgcgCCTTTGCGCGCCAGCTCTGGCTGCTCTTCGAGTTCCCCGAGAGCTCGCAGGCCGCGCGAGTGCTCGCCGTCGTCTCCGTGCTCGTCATCCTCGTCTCCATCGTCGTCTTCTGCCTCGAGACCCTACCCGACTTCCGCGACGACCGCTACAACCCGGGGCTCGCTGCGGTAGCTGCTGCAGGCCCggtgagggggcggggcctgagcggAGAGAGGCGGGGCTTGGGAGGAGCCGAGCGGGGTCCGCGGGGATCTGGCCAATTACgaggcaggggaaaggggcaATGGGAGGCGGGGCCTCTCCGGAAGGCGGGGCCTGGCTGTGggtgggcggggcccggggggctTACTGGGGGACCGGCCAATCATTACATAGGTGGGGCAAGAGACTCAGAGGTGGGCCACCCAAGGACAGAACCTGACCTGGGGGATCTACCTTTTAAagccgggctgggggcggggaacGGATAGCCTagtgggggcggggccagaggatCCGACTCTGAGGACCTCCCTATCACAGGGCGGGGTTGAGACGGGTGAGAAACCAGCTCGCCCcgggggagggagagcaggaatACAGGTAGTTAAGAAATGAAGCTGAGGGGTGATAGACTGAAAAGTCGAGGGCTGTGCAGCAGCTGGCAATAACCAACAGAAGGATGGGCTGGAGGTGGTGAGACTGGGACTCGAGGGAGCTAGAGACTGGAGTGGGGCCTGAAGGCTGAAGTAGGAGGAATCCATCACAAAGTGAGGCTGAGGGCCATGAGAGTTGGGGGCCCCCAGGGTTTGGTATACACAGAAGATCCTTAGCCATTGCAGTTAAGACCAGGGTTGGGGAGAGCGGAGCACAGAGAAGTGGGACCAGGGTGGTGACCCTCCCCATCTGGAAAATCAAAGCTGGGAGTGGGACTTTGGGAAGGaaagattgagccccactcagGCACCATTTCAGGAGGCCTCACCAGTAAAGGATCAGGCACCATAAAGTCAGCCACAAAGGGATGATCTCTAGGGTTCTGGAAAGGAATCTAGGACAGCTGGGTCCCTGGAGGCCTGGGGGCAATGACTGTTGACCAATTTGCACAGAAGTAGTTGGACATTTAAACCATAAATGTGGCTGTTCCAGTGTATCCCAGCCCTGGTGTGGTCCTCTCTGAACCCCTTCCTTCCTGCAGTTCCCCGCTCGGCTGAATGGCTCCAGCCCATTGCCTGGACCCCTGTCTCGCATGCCCTTTGATGACCCGTTCTTTGTCGTGGAGACGTTGTGCATCTGTTGGTTCTCCTTTGAGCTACTGGTGCGCCTGGCAACCTGCCCGAGCAAGGCAGCCTTTTTCAAGAACGTGATGAACCTCATCGATTTTGTGGCCATCCTACCCTACTTTGTGGCGCTAGGCACCGAGCTAGCCAGGCAGCGGGGTGTAGGCCAGCCAGCCATGTCACTGGCCATCCTACGAGTCATCCGACTAGTGCGCGTCTTCCGAATCTTCAAGCTGTCCCGGCACTCAAAGGGCCTACAGATCTTGGGCCAGACACTACGGGCCTCCATGCGTGAGCTGGGCctcctcatcttcttcctcttcatcgGTGTGGTCCTCTTCTCCAGTGCCGTCTACTTTGCCGAGGTCGACCGGGAGGACTCCCATTTCACCAGCATCCCTGAGTCCTTTTGGTGGGCAGTGGTCACCATGACCACAGTTGGCTATGGAGACATGGCACCCGTCACTGTAGGTGGCAAAATAGTGGGCTCTCTGTGTGCCATCGCTGGTGTGCTGACCATTTCCCTGCCAGTGCCCGTCATTGTCTCCAACTTCAGCTACTTTTACCACCGGGAGACAGAGGGCGAAGAGGCCGGAATGTACAGCCACGTGGACACGCAGCCCTGTGGTCCACTGGACGGCAAGGTCAATGGGGGGTTGGTGGATGGAGAGATGCCTGAGCTACCACCTCCTCTCTGGGCACCCCCTGGGAAACATATGGTCACCGAAGTGTGAGGAACAGTTGAGGTCTGCAGGACCTCACATTtccttggagggagggagggagggagaggtagaagggaAGGTTAGGGGGAGGGGGTTGGGCTTAGGAAGAACTAGGTTAAGTGGTAACAAGTTGGGGAACACTGAGTCTTGTTGGGTCTTGAGTTGTGGTTTGGTAGCTCCCGTGGGCACTTCCCTAAGTGATGGTGAATGGCAATGAGTTATAATGAGTTGATGGGGAGACTCCATTGGCTTGTGTTGCATTGGGTTGTGCAAGACATATGGAGTTTTGTGGTAAGTGTTGAGATAGATTTGatcacataattttgtttttaggtcCTCATTGGGTTGGGCTGTGTTGTTGAGTCAGGGTGAGTCTTGTCCAATTGTATTGTGCAGGATTCTGTGGTTTTATGAGCCCCCTAGGGCTAATTTGGATCAAGTTAGGTGGTCACCCACAGCATTATTGGGACTGAGTGCGTGTTCATGCATGGTGTTGTGGAGTTGAGTTGAGACATGTTGGAAATTGTGTGGCTTTGTGATTCTTCTAGGGCTATATTATTTTAGGTTCTGTGAACTTGTGAGTCATGTAGAAATACAAGGAGTCAAATGATTGAATGTGAGCTTTCTAGGTCACGTAAGGTTAAGTTGGGTTGGAATGTATGATGGTATGAGTCTTTCAGGGTTCTGTTGGGTTGAATTGTGTAGGGTAATGTAGCTGGAGGTTTTGGGGGCTACACTGAGGTGAATGAGATTGAGTTGTATAACCACGTGAGTCTTGTAGGGCCATGCTGAGTTGAGTTACACCAAGTTGTGTCATTGTGAGTCCTGTAGGAATGTTAGTTAGGTTGAGTTGGACTGTGTGTATGGGCTCCATAGGGCCATGTTGGTTTGTTTTGCATTTAGTGGTAGCACCAGGACTCAAGAATAACAACACTGGGGAAGAATCATGTATCAGGGAGCAAGTGTGGTGTTATGGACTCTTCAAGACAAACTGAACTGACTTGCCCAGTGTCACTTACTCTAAGGAGCAGGGCTGGGTGCTAGATCTCTTGATTCAGTTGTTCACACAGAGGGCCTCCGGGGGAGCTAGGAAGATGTCGTTGCTCCTTCCATTTACCCCACACCTGCTTCATTTTGCCATTCACTCCCTCTCTATCTGTCCTCCCTACAGTTTTACTTCCAAATATGTAGGTCAGAGCCacaagggaaggggagaaggggagaaactCTACTCTGTACAGGCGCGATGGGGCGACAGAACCTCAAATGAAGGTACAGAGACATGGGGAGTAATAAAGACtcagacaaagaaagagatagaaacccagagaagaggaaacaaagacccaaagagagaggaagagagatttagggagaaggagacaaagaCCAAGACCCAGAGGGATGGGGAGATGGAGACCTAGAGGAAGGTGGTCATAAAAtccaaagagaaagggagacagagaccaAGAGTGGGAGATAGAGATGGGGGAGTTGTCAAGCacccagagagggaaagacacCAGAGTTGGAGCTAGACCAGAGCGCCCCTGAGAAAGATAacccaaaaaaggaaaaggcacagaaaaaatCAGTGCCTCTGAACCCAAGAGATACAGTGTCTCTCTTCCATGGAATCACAAAGAGATCTCAAATCAGGGTGCACCACGATATCCTCCCTCAGCTCAGGAAGGATGTCAGACAAACTGGGGAGCCCACTCAATTTTCCAGGGGGAGAAACAAGAGCCTCAGAGCATAAGAGTGGCTTCCCAGGGTCTCGTGGCACATCCCCAGGGGCTAGGACTTTGTGGCAGGCTGCCTGACCCCACCTGTCCCATCAGCCTGCTGGTTAGCACAGGTCCCCCTGAATCCTCCAGCCTCATGTCTTACAAACAGAGAAGTTGAGTCTCGGAGGGGAGGGCAtaacccaaggtcatgaagcCAAATAATTTCAGAGGTCTCTCAGTACTAAAAGGGCatttggaggaggagggggagcaggatgTTTCAATCACTAACACATATAGGGCTTCCTATGTGCCAAGCATCATTCAAAGTACtttattgtattaatttattaaaaccaGTGGTTTACAGagtattgttgttgttatttttagccaTCTATCCCCCCCTCTTTTCttgtcaaataaaatatcatttagatGCACTTTGATGTAATGTGGCACATCAGAGGGGACCTGGTTTAAGGGATGCACACCtcaggagcacctgtgtggctcagtggttgagtgtctgcctttggctcaggttgtgatcctggggtcctgggattgagtcccgtgtagggctccccgtagggagagcctgcttctccctctgcctgtgtcttggcctctttctgtgggtctctcatgaataattggatagaatcttaaaaagtgGGGGGGACACATACCTCTATGGAGTCTTCTGCTTGGCAACTTAGAATGTAGCCAAGAAATTCAGTTTGGAAACCCCTGATCTAATCCAACCCCTGTTTATACAGAGTAACAGAAGGAGGTAAATTGTGTGAGAAGAGTTTGATAAAGATCGAAAACGAGAATCTTTAGTGCCCTCTCTGAAATGGAAAGACACATTCAGagacagaaatggagacagaCCCCTCCCCTCACAGTGACAGACACACAAGGCAGAGTCTGGGACCCAGATTGGAGACCCAAAGAGGAGGCGACACATGCAGAGCAGGGCCAAGACCCCGAGAGAGGGCACCCAAGGGGAGTTGGGAGACCAGGAGGGCAGTGACCTAGGAGGGGGTCAGAAATGGGGGTAAGGGTGAGGGGGCAAGATCCACAGAAGCTGGGAAGGCaaccagagagggagaggtcagagatccagagagagggaggaggatagagacccagacagagaggGATAAGGGGATAGATACCCAGAGAGGAGGTACAGAGACCCAAAGGGAGGGTGTACGGAGattgtttacttttctttgaaaACTCACCTGTACTACCCCATCAGAGCCTAGAAGTTACATATAGAATCTCTCTGGTAGAGGGTGGGACCTGTGAGTGCTTAAGGATGGGCGGGGAAGTGGGGAGAGGTCAGGGAGGTTACCCGACGCGGGACACTCAAAGTCTCAGaagttcccctcccccaccctcaatAAACAACCACAACTGCCTTCTATGTCGCCTTGGCTGGgatggggaaaaggagagggaaacacCCTAATCCGGGGACACCCTTCCTGCCACTTCGCCATGCTATATTTAGGCTGGTGGAGGGGCATGGGAtgacccccgcccccctcccaaGATGGGTATCAGCTTTCCTCCTGAAATAGCTCCCTGGgtcagggaggggggaggccccCCCCGGGACTCTAACTTCTGACCTCAGGCTGTCCTAGGGTCTCTCTCCTCTCGcggtctctgcccccctcctggaATTCTGTCCCCCCCTTTCTGTCCGTTTCTGTGCCTTTCCCATCTTTCTTTgtcattattctcttttttttttttttctctcagagcaGGTCCTCGTGTTCCCACATCATACCCCTGTCTATCTCTGAGTCCCGTATTACCTTGAATTTCTTATCTGAGCGCAGGACAGACCCTCTCCCCAGTCCCCACCCAGGAAATTCCAGCAGAGAGGACTCTGTGGGAGAGCCCCCCATATCCACTGTCTCCCAGGGCCTTGGGCCTTATCGCTGCCCAAGTCCAGCTGGTTAATGTCTGGCCCAGAGCTCCTGGGAAAGTGGGGATGAGAGCAGAGGGTGGGAATCTGCCCAGGGATTGACACTTCATTGGCAAAAGAACGCAAAGGAATCTCAAGCCCAGACTCCTGGCTCTAAGGAAAGAGGGAGCTGCTGGtcggactcctgggtctgaggcaggagggggctgggggcctggactcctgggttcTGGGGAaagagggggctgggggtgagaaCTGGGTCTGaggcaggagggggctgggggcctggactcctgggttctgaaggaaaagggaagaaggggCTGAGGGTGAGGACTCTTGGGTCTAAGGGAAGAGGGAGCTGGGGTTGAGGACTCCTGGATCTGAGGGAGAAAGGATGCTGGGGGTGAGGACTCccgggtctgagggaggaggggcggggggcccggacccccgggtctgagggaggagggggcggggggcccggacccctgggtctgagggaaGAGGGGGCGGGGAGCCCGGACCCccgggtctgagggaggagggggcggggggcccggacccctgggtctgagggaggagggggcggg from Canis lupus dingo isolate Sandy chromosome 1, ASM325472v2, whole genome shotgun sequence encodes the following:
- the KCNA7 gene encoding potassium voltage-gated channel subfamily A member 7 translates to MEPRCPPPCGCCERLVLNVAGLRFETRARTLGRFPDTLLGDPARRGRFYDGARREYFFDRHRPSFDAVLYYYQSGGRLRRPAHVPLDVFLEEVAFYGLGTAALARLREDEGCPLPPERPLPRRAFARQLWLLFEFPESSQAARVLAVVSVLVILVSIVVFCLETLPDFRDDRYNPGLAAVAAAGPFPARLNGSSPLPGPLSRMPFDDPFFVVETLCICWFSFELLVRLATCPSKAAFFKNVMNLIDFVAILPYFVALGTELARQRGVGQPAMSLAILRVIRLVRVFRIFKLSRHSKGLQILGQTLRASMRELGLLIFFLFIGVVLFSSAVYFAEVDREDSHFTSIPESFWWAVVTMTTVGYGDMAPVTVGGKIVGSLCAIAGVLTISLPVPVIVSNFSYFYHRETEGEEAGMYSHVDTQPCGPLDGKVNGGLVDGEMPELPPPLWAPPGKHMVTEV